Proteins encoded together in one Bos taurus isolate L1 Dominette 01449 registration number 42190680 breed Hereford unplaced genomic scaffold, ARS-UCD2.0 Super-Scaffold_1723_ScbfJmS_2085, whole genome shotgun sequence window:
- the MAGEA11 gene encoding melanoma-associated antigen 11 has protein sequence MPHSQKSQSHKLQVGLQAEKEAQGLVGSQVPVAEEKATASLLSSLIQGTPEVVPTAGAQSVPQSSQGACSSSTTIEAIPLSKSNEGSSQEESPSSFQAPMFLLSDVLNKKLAQLVQLMRVKYVTKEPVTKAEILENVMKEHEDHFPVIFSKACECMEIVFGIEAKEVDPTSHSYVLQKTLGLTYDGMLNDGQSMPKTGLLIYILGVIFMEGNRATEERIWKVLNMIGVCAGQKDFIYGEPKKLITKDLVEEKYLEYHQVPNSDPPCYEFQWGPRAHAETSKMKILKFFSKVNGVDPTSFPYWYEEALRDEKERAAAGDATSAMASV, from the coding sequence ATGCCTCACAGTCAGAAGAGTCAGAGCCACAAGCTTCAAGTAGGCCTTCAGGCTGAAAAAGAGGCTCAGGGCCTGGTGGGTTCACAGGTTCCTGTAGCTGAGGAGAAGGCCACTGCCTCCTTGCTCTCTTCTTTGATCCAAGGCACCCCAGAGGTTGTGCCTACTGCTGGGGCACAGAGTGTTCCCCAGAGTTCTCAGGGGGCCTGCTCCTCCTCCACTACCATCGAAGCCATTCCACTGAGCAAATCAAATGAGGGCAGCAGCCAAGAAGAGAGTCCAAGCAGCTTCCAGGCTCCCATGTTCTTGCTCAGTGATGTGCTAAACAAGAAGTTGGCTCAATTGGTACAGTTGATGAGGGTCAAATATGTAACAAAGGAGCCCGTCAcaaaggcagaaatactggagaaTGTCATGAAAGAGCATGAGGATCACTTCCCTGTGATCTTCAGCAAAGCCTGTGAATGCATGGAGATTGTCTTCGGCATTGAAGCAAAGGAAGTGGACCCAACCAGCCACTCCTATGTGCTCCAGAAGACACTAGGTCTCACCTATGATGGGATGCTGAATGACGGCCAGAGCATGCCCAAGACCGGCCTCCTGATATATATCCTTGGTGTGATCTTCATGGAGGGCAACCGTGCTACTGAGGAGAGAATCTGGAAAGTGCTAAATATGATTGGGGTGTGTGCTGGGCAGAAGGATTTCATCTACGGGGAGCCCAAGAAGCTCATCACCAAAGATTTGGTGGAGGAAAAGTATCTGGAGTACCATCAGGTGCCCAACAGTGATCCTCCATGCTATGAATTCCAGTGGGGTCCAAGGGCCCATGCTGAAACCAGCAAGATGAAAATCCTGAAGTTTTTTTCCAAGGTCAATGGGGTTGACCCCACTTCCTTCCCATACTGGTATGAGGAAGCTTTGAGAGATGAGAAAGAGAGAGCTGCCGCTGGGGATGCTACTTCTGCCATGGCCAGCGTCTAG